In a genomic window of Bordetella petrii:
- a CDS encoding MarR family winged helix-turn-helix transcriptional regulator, whose amino-acid sequence MTDSLRAEFASSLAQAARSMRRAVDRRLQPYGLTEATWLPLLRLSRSAVPMRQKDLAASLGLDSSSVVRLIDALQAAGLVQRKEEDQDRRAKAIVLTARGQSTVAQVERVAKEVRDSAMSDIPDAELRRALRLVTQLCAALESDGAGAAP is encoded by the coding sequence ATGACCGATTCACTACGCGCCGAATTTGCTTCGTCCCTGGCGCAGGCGGCGCGCAGCATGCGCCGCGCCGTCGACCGGCGGCTGCAACCCTATGGCCTGACCGAAGCCACCTGGCTGCCCCTGCTGCGCCTGTCTCGCTCGGCCGTGCCGATGCGGCAGAAAGACCTGGCCGCCTCGCTGGGCCTGGACAGTTCATCGGTGGTGCGCCTGATCGACGCCCTCCAGGCGGCGGGGCTGGTGCAGCGCAAGGAGGAAGACCAGGACCGGCGTGCCAAGGCCATTGTGCTGACCGCGCGCGGGCAGTCCACCGTGGCCCAGGTAGAGCGGGTAGCCAAGGAAGTGCGCGATAGCGCCATGAGCGACATCCCCGATGCCGAACTGCGGCGCGCGCTGCGCCTGGTGACGCAGTTGTGCGCGGCGCTGGAATCCGACGGCGCAGGAGCCGCGCCATGA
- a CDS encoding DMT family transporter produces MTNRSMADGDHCAPAWLKYAPALFLLLWSCGFVFLKLGLAYADPLTFLALRYACVVALVGVAFLWLRPALPATPGAWAHLAMVGLFLQAGYFAFTYLSLKFGLSAGAVALITSQQPILVGLLAPALAGERVGLRHWTGLLLGVAGAVLVILAKSSIGTASAAGLLFAVLALLSMVAGTLWEKRHGSDTHPLTANLVQYSVGLAVSAPLALALEPMRIDWTPALFGSLAYLVLCNSLIAITLLLAMIRHGKASRVSALFFLVPPTTAVIAFLVLGETIPPLAWPGMLLAAAGIYLVMRKPS; encoded by the coding sequence ATGACAAACCGCTCGATGGCCGATGGCGACCACTGCGCGCCCGCCTGGCTGAAATACGCGCCCGCGCTGTTCTTGCTGCTGTGGTCGTGCGGCTTCGTATTCCTGAAGCTCGGCCTGGCCTACGCCGACCCGCTGACTTTCCTGGCCCTGCGCTATGCCTGCGTGGTCGCGCTGGTGGGCGTGGCGTTTCTGTGGCTGCGGCCCGCGCTGCCTGCTACACCGGGCGCCTGGGCGCATCTGGCCATGGTGGGGTTGTTTCTGCAGGCGGGCTACTTTGCCTTCACCTATCTCAGTCTGAAATTCGGCCTGTCGGCCGGCGCAGTGGCCCTGATCACGTCGCAGCAGCCCATCCTGGTCGGCCTGCTGGCGCCGGCGCTGGCCGGCGAACGGGTCGGCCTGCGCCACTGGACCGGCCTGCTGCTGGGCGTAGCGGGCGCCGTGCTGGTGATCCTGGCGAAGTCCTCGATCGGCACGGCGTCGGCCGCGGGCCTGCTGTTCGCGGTGCTGGCGCTGCTGTCCATGGTGGCCGGCACCCTCTGGGAAAAGCGCCACGGCAGCGACACGCACCCGCTCACCGCCAACCTGGTGCAGTATTCCGTCGGCCTGGCCGTATCCGCGCCGCTGGCGCTGGCGCTCGAACCCATGCGCATCGACTGGACGCCCGCGCTGTTCGGTTCGCTGGCCTACCTCGTGCTGTGCAACTCGCTGATCGCCATCACGCTACTGCTGGCCATGATCCGGCACGGCAAGGCCTCGCGTGTGTCGGCGCTGTTCTTCCTGGTGCCGCCCACCACGGCCGTCATCGCGTTCCTGGTGCTGGGCGAGACCATTCCGCCATTGGCCTGGCCGGGCATGCTGTTGGCGGCCGCCGGCATCTACCTGGTAATGCGCAAGCCTTCCTGA
- a CDS encoding tripartite tricarboxylate transporter substrate binding protein, with product MHQKHLSRRACLGVALAAALGTALPLPALAQDTFPTKPITLIVPFPAGGSTDRHLRAVAEDASKHLGQNVIVENRPGAGGTLGPSNMAKTARPDGYTISLYPLGMLRMPYMMKTDWDPIKDFTFIVGLSGYTFGFTVRSDSPFKTFNDYIEAARAKPGTIDYGSTGVGSSPHLLMEEIAINAKVKLNHVPFKGNADMQQALLGGHIMAQSDATGWDQFVDSGKMRLLVTFGEQRTKRWPDVPTAEELGYGVVSSSPYGLAGPAGMDPKVVRILHDAFKQALFSPRSMEVMQQLNQEPAYRSSEDYREWAIATYAKDKKLIEHLGLMAK from the coding sequence ATGCATCAAAAGCACCTCTCGCGCCGCGCCTGCCTGGGTGTGGCGCTGGCCGCCGCGCTGGGCACGGCACTGCCGCTGCCGGCGCTGGCGCAGGACACGTTCCCCACCAAGCCCATTACGCTGATCGTGCCCTTTCCGGCCGGCGGCTCCACCGACCGGCACTTGCGCGCAGTCGCCGAAGACGCCAGCAAGCACCTGGGGCAGAACGTAATCGTGGAAAACCGCCCCGGCGCGGGCGGCACGCTGGGGCCGTCCAACATGGCCAAGACCGCCAGGCCCGACGGTTACACCATCAGCCTGTATCCCCTGGGCATGCTGCGCATGCCCTACATGATGAAGACCGACTGGGACCCCATCAAAGACTTCACCTTCATCGTCGGCCTGTCGGGCTACACCTTCGGCTTCACGGTGCGCTCCGACTCGCCTTTCAAGACATTCAACGACTACATCGAGGCCGCGCGCGCCAAGCCCGGCACCATCGATTACGGCTCGACCGGCGTGGGCTCGTCGCCGCACCTGCTGATGGAAGAAATCGCCATCAACGCCAAGGTCAAGCTGAACCACGTGCCGTTCAAGGGCAACGCCGACATGCAGCAGGCGCTGCTGGGCGGGCACATCATGGCGCAAAGCGATGCCACCGGCTGGGACCAGTTCGTGGACTCGGGCAAGATGCGCCTGCTGGTCACCTTTGGCGAACAGCGCACCAAGCGCTGGCCCGACGTGCCCACCGCCGAGGAACTGGGCTACGGCGTGGTGTCGAGCTCGCCCTACGGGCTGGCCGGTCCCGCGGGCATGGACCCGAAAGTGGTGCGCATTTTGCACGACGCCTTCAAGCAAGCCCTGTTCTCGCCGCGCAGCATGGAAGTCATGCAGCAGCTGAACCAGGAACCCGCCTATCGCAGCAGCGAAGACTACCGCGAATGGGCAATCGCCACGTACGCCAAGGATAAGAAGCTCATCGAGCACCTGGGGCTCATGGCCAAGTAG
- a CDS encoding UdgX family uracil-DNA binding protein (This protein belongs to the uracil DNA glycosylase superfamily, members of which act in excision repair of DNA. However, it belongs more specifically to UdgX branch, whose founding member was found to bind uracil in DNA (where it does not belong), without cleaving it, appears to promote DNA repair by a pathway involving RecA, rather than base excision.) yields the protein MQAPDGREASDDIDPDQQPRRLQDCRRCGLWRDATQPVAGAGKRSARIMLVGEQPGDKEDLAGQPFVGPAGALLDRALQAAGVPREAVYVTNAVKHFKWQARGKRRMHKTPAQREIEACHYWLEDELRAVRPRVVVALGATALRSVMQAKPPALKAVLGRALEHDGMAVIAAYHPSFALRAPDTQARRRAFEAIVQALERAARL from the coding sequence ATGCAGGCACCTGACGGGCGCGAGGCGTCCGACGACATTGATCCCGACCAGCAGCCCCGGCGCTTGCAGGACTGCCGCCGCTGCGGCTTATGGCGTGACGCCACCCAGCCGGTGGCGGGCGCAGGCAAGCGGTCGGCCCGCATCATGCTGGTGGGCGAACAGCCCGGCGACAAGGAAGACCTGGCGGGCCAGCCTTTCGTCGGGCCGGCGGGCGCGTTGCTGGATCGCGCCTTGCAGGCAGCCGGAGTGCCGCGCGAGGCGGTGTATGTCACCAACGCGGTCAAGCACTTCAAATGGCAGGCGCGCGGCAAGCGACGCATGCACAAGACGCCCGCGCAACGCGAAATCGAGGCTTGTCATTACTGGCTGGAAGACGAGTTGCGCGCGGTGCGGCCGCGCGTCGTGGTGGCGCTGGGCGCCACGGCCTTGCGGTCCGTGATGCAGGCCAAGCCGCCGGCCCTGAAAGCCGTGCTGGGCCGCGCGCTGGAGCACGATGGCATGGCCGTGATCGCCGCCTATCATCCGTCGTTCGCCCTGCGCGCGCCCGACACCCAGGCGCGCCGGCGCGCGTTCGAGGCCATCGTCCAGGCGTTGGAGCGGGCCGCCCGGCTGTAG
- a CDS encoding glutathione S-transferase N-terminal domain-containing protein, translating to MADLGDFPITRKWPARHPDRIQLYSLPTPNGVKVSIMLEETGLPYEPHRVSFDTQDQLSTEFLSLNPNNKIPAIIDPQGPDGKPLTLFESGAILLYLADKSGKFIPQDPARRYQAIQWLMFQMAGVGPMFGQVGFFNKFAGRDYEDKRPRDRYVAESKRLLKVLEGRLVDRAWIMGDDYSIVDIATFPWVRNLIGFYEAGDLVGIGDYPSVLRALDAFLARPAVKRGLEIPAANN from the coding sequence ATGGCTGACCTTGGCGACTTTCCCATCACCCGCAAATGGCCGGCGCGCCATCCCGACCGCATCCAGCTGTATTCGCTGCCCACGCCCAATGGCGTCAAGGTTTCGATCATGCTCGAAGAAACGGGCCTGCCCTACGAGCCGCATCGTGTGTCGTTCGACACCCAGGATCAGCTCTCGACCGAATTCCTGTCTCTGAACCCCAACAACAAGATCCCGGCCATCATCGACCCGCAAGGCCCCGATGGCAAACCCCTGACGCTGTTCGAATCCGGCGCCATCCTGCTGTACCTGGCTGACAAGAGCGGCAAATTCATTCCCCAGGATCCGGCTCGCCGCTACCAGGCCATCCAGTGGCTCATGTTCCAGATGGCCGGCGTGGGCCCCATGTTCGGCCAGGTTGGCTTCTTCAATAAATTCGCCGGCAGAGACTACGAAGACAAGCGCCCGCGCGACCGCTACGTTGCCGAATCGAAACGCCTGCTGAAAGTTCTGGAAGGCCGGCTGGTGGACCGCGCCTGGATCATGGGCGACGACTACAGCATCGTCGATATCGCCACCTTCCCGTGGGTGCGCAATCTTATTGGCTTCTACGAAGCGGGCGACCTGGTAGGCATAGGCGACTATCCCAGCGTGCTGCGCGCGCTGGACGCCTTCCTGGCGCGCCCGGCCGTCAAGCGCGGCCTGGAAATCCCGGCCGCCAACAACTAG
- a CDS encoding CaiB/BaiF CoA transferase family protein, producing the protein MSTDTPPLSADSPDFPLEGVRVLDLSRVFAGPLCGQVLADFGAEVVKVEHPVRGDDTRDWGMRVGKTETTYYNSMNRNKRSITLDLQSKEGVEIVYRLLPQFDVVIHNFKSGGAEKLGLGYEQLKAIKPGLIYCAISGYSSAGPEATRPGYDLVIQGESGIMAINGEASQPPLKFGVAAVDMMTGMYAAQAVLAALFRRERTGRGRLIEMALYDCGIMIASYYGLDAMLLGRDPQRYGNAHPSIVPYGMFEAADGPLIIAVGTNAQFDKFCRKVVMRPDIVEDPRYASNVERAKNRLTLLPMVTELLREFPRALLLQRLSDCGIPCGEVLGLHQALTSERTRQGGLLREMPHPDAGTTHVYAPPYRLDGQRLPIRRPPPTLGEGTRDVLQQLLQMSDAQLEALQAQGVLTLPRS; encoded by the coding sequence ATGAGCACCGACACCCCGCCCCTGTCCGCCGACAGCCCTGACTTCCCTCTGGAAGGCGTCCGGGTCCTGGACTTGTCCCGCGTGTTCGCCGGCCCGCTGTGCGGCCAGGTGCTGGCCGATTTCGGCGCCGAGGTCGTCAAGGTCGAACATCCCGTGCGCGGCGACGATACGCGCGACTGGGGCATGCGCGTGGGCAAGACCGAAACCACCTACTACAACAGCATGAACCGCAACAAGCGGTCCATCACCCTGGACCTGCAATCCAAGGAAGGCGTGGAAATCGTCTACCGCCTGCTGCCGCAGTTCGACGTGGTCATCCACAACTTCAAGAGCGGCGGCGCGGAAAAACTGGGGCTGGGCTACGAACAGCTCAAGGCCATCAAGCCCGGCCTGATCTACTGCGCCATCTCGGGCTACAGCAGCGCCGGCCCGGAGGCCACGCGGCCGGGCTACGACCTGGTCATACAGGGCGAGTCGGGCATCATGGCGATCAACGGCGAAGCCAGCCAGCCGCCGTTGAAATTCGGCGTGGCCGCGGTCGACATGATGACCGGCATGTACGCCGCGCAGGCGGTGCTGGCCGCGCTGTTCCGCCGCGAACGCACCGGCCGCGGCCGGCTGATCGAAATGGCGCTGTACGACTGCGGCATCATGATCGCCAGCTATTACGGGCTGGACGCCATGCTGCTGGGGCGCGATCCGCAACGCTACGGCAACGCCCACCCTTCCATCGTGCCCTACGGCATGTTCGAGGCCGCCGATGGCCCGCTGATCATCGCCGTGGGCACCAACGCGCAGTTCGACAAGTTCTGCCGCAAGGTGGTCATGCGGCCCGACATCGTCGAAGACCCCCGCTATGCCAGCAACGTCGAGCGCGCCAAGAACCGCCTGACCCTGCTGCCCATGGTGACGGAGCTGCTGCGCGAGTTCCCGCGCGCCTTGCTGCTGCAACGCCTGTCCGACTGCGGCATTCCGTGCGGCGAAGTGCTGGGCCTGCACCAGGCGCTGACCAGCGAACGCACGCGCCAGGGAGGCCTGCTGCGGGAAATGCCCCACCCCGACGCCGGCACCACGCACGTCTATGCGCCACCGTACCGGCTGGACGGCCAGCGCCTGCCCATCCGCCGCCCGCCGCCCACCCTGGGCGAAGGCACGCGCGACGTGCTGCAGCAACTGCTGCAAATGAGCGACGCGCAGCTCGAAGCGCTGCAGGCGCAAGGCGTCCTGACACTGCCCCGAAGTTAA
- a CDS encoding glutathione S-transferase family protein → MPDQHPLTFYTANTPNGQKVAIYLHEAALPHQQITLDLGRGDQHQPAYLAINPNGKIPAIVDHANDMTVFESGAILSYLSARYGHLHPAEPAAQWQVQQWLHFQIGGIGPMLGQLWWFLHASPQRNEAAIERYAKEARRLCGVVERRLAESAHLALDHYSIADIAAFPWLRTHDELQLDLAPYPRLRQWLDRIESRPAVQRALAASRATPTGA, encoded by the coding sequence ATGCCTGATCAACACCCGCTCACCTTCTACACTGCCAACACGCCCAACGGCCAGAAAGTCGCCATTTATCTGCACGAAGCGGCCCTGCCCCACCAGCAGATCACGTTGGACCTCGGCCGTGGCGACCAGCACCAGCCCGCTTATCTGGCCATCAACCCCAACGGCAAGATTCCCGCCATCGTCGACCATGCCAACGACATGACGGTGTTCGAATCCGGCGCCATCCTCAGCTATCTGTCGGCGCGCTACGGCCACCTGCATCCCGCCGAGCCGGCCGCGCAATGGCAGGTGCAGCAATGGCTGCACTTCCAGATCGGCGGCATCGGGCCCATGCTGGGGCAACTGTGGTGGTTCCTGCATGCGTCGCCCCAGCGCAACGAGGCCGCCATCGAGCGCTACGCCAAAGAGGCCCGCCGGCTATGCGGTGTCGTCGAGCGGCGCCTGGCCGAATCGGCGCACCTGGCGCTGGATCACTATTCCATCGCCGACATCGCCGCATTTCCCTGGCTGCGCACGCACGACGAGCTACAGCTCGACCTGGCGCCCTATCCGCGGCTGCGGCAATGGCTCGATCGAATCGAGTCGCGGCCCGCCGTGCAGCGGGCGCTGGCCGCCTCGCGCGCAACGCCCACAGGAGCCTGA
- a CDS encoding helix-turn-helix domain-containing protein, translating to MPEPLLPLHRAQSPCGPPLIAVAASGPRPRATGMHHHARGQLLGSLRGLLSVGTGDGLWVVPAAQAIWIPPGMPHNLRSHGPFAGWSAYLAPQACAGLPDAVCAMPCSELLRATVLRAAAGNSRSEAANERLAGVILDEIHALPRSAPGLPMPRDPRLLRIAQALADEPGNPRRLEDWARWAAMAPRTLMRRHQQETGLPFGDWRQRLRLMRALEMLAAGRPVTTVALDLGYDNVSAFIAMFRRAYGTTPARYFDQSRPLPPGASAPEAAGA from the coding sequence ATGCCCGAACCGCTGCTGCCACTTCATCGCGCACAATCACCCTGCGGCCCGCCGCTGATCGCCGTCGCGGCCTCCGGACCGCGGCCGCGCGCCACCGGCATGCATCACCATGCGCGCGGGCAACTGCTGGGCTCGCTGCGCGGCTTGCTGTCGGTGGGCACTGGCGATGGCCTGTGGGTCGTGCCGGCCGCGCAGGCCATCTGGATTCCTCCCGGCATGCCGCACAACCTGCGGTCGCATGGCCCCTTCGCCGGCTGGAGCGCCTACCTCGCGCCGCAGGCCTGCGCAGGCTTGCCCGATGCTGTCTGCGCCATGCCGTGTTCCGAATTGCTGCGCGCCACCGTGCTGCGCGCGGCCGCCGGCAACAGCCGTTCCGAGGCTGCGAACGAACGGCTGGCTGGCGTCATTCTGGATGAAATCCACGCACTGCCGCGCAGCGCGCCCGGGCTGCCCATGCCGCGCGACCCGCGCCTGCTGCGCATCGCCCAGGCGCTGGCCGACGAGCCCGGCAATCCGCGCCGCCTGGAAGACTGGGCACGTTGGGCCGCCATGGCCCCGCGCACGCTGATGCGGCGTCACCAGCAGGAAACCGGGTTGCCGTTCGGCGACTGGCGGCAACGCCTGCGCCTGATGCGCGCGCTGGAAATGCTGGCGGCTGGCCGGCCCGTCACCACCGTGGCGCTGGACCTGGGCTACGACAACGTCAGCGCCTTCATCGCCATGTTCCGGCGCGCCTACGGCACCACCCCGGCGCGCTACTTCGACCAATCCCGGCCGTTGCCGCCAGGCGCATCGGCCCCGGAGGCGGCCGGCGCATGA
- a CDS encoding Bug family tripartite tricarboxylate transporter substrate binding protein, which produces MRTCLHSVLPAMTRRAVLALAASLLVAGAATAQTYPSQPIRLIVPFPPGGPTDVASRLVGQQLETRLGQPVVVENRPGASGSIAANQLRRAPADGHTLLMLATPTLFAPFFYKNAGYETPKDFQPVATVYDLPIVVVVNPQKLPDITSLTQLADYARAHPGELNYASSGAGSFGHMTMELLQDVGGFKMQHVAYKGGVPAITDTIGGQVPMMYADLVAALPHIQSGKLRALAVGSPSRVSVLPDVPTIAEQGFAGFDAVSWGGLLAPLGTPAPVIERLNRELEAVLADPALQEKLINAGTIAHFEPAAGMASRIANDYQKWGALAREKGMTAE; this is translated from the coding sequence ATGCGTACCTGCTTGCACTCCGTCCTGCCGGCCATGACCCGCCGCGCCGTACTGGCCCTCGCGGCCAGCCTCCTGGTGGCCGGCGCCGCCACGGCCCAGACTTACCCCAGCCAGCCCATCAGGCTGATCGTGCCCTTCCCGCCGGGCGGTCCCACCGACGTGGCCTCGCGCCTGGTCGGGCAGCAGCTCGAAACCCGCCTGGGCCAGCCCGTCGTCGTGGAAAACCGGCCCGGCGCCTCGGGGTCCATCGCCGCCAACCAGCTCAGGCGCGCGCCGGCCGACGGCCACACGCTGCTGATGCTGGCCACGCCCACCCTGTTCGCGCCCTTCTTCTACAAGAATGCCGGCTACGAAACGCCCAAAGACTTCCAGCCCGTCGCCACGGTGTACGACCTGCCCATCGTGGTGGTGGTCAACCCCCAGAAGCTGCCGGACATCACCAGCCTGACGCAATTGGCCGACTACGCCCGCGCCCACCCCGGCGAACTCAACTATGCCAGCTCGGGCGCCGGCAGCTTCGGCCACATGACCATGGAACTGCTGCAGGACGTGGGCGGCTTCAAGATGCAGCACGTGGCCTATAAAGGCGGCGTGCCGGCCATCACCGACACCATCGGCGGACAGGTACCCATGATGTACGCCGACCTGGTCGCGGCCCTGCCCCACATCCAGTCCGGCAAGCTGCGGGCGCTGGCCGTGGGTTCGCCCTCGCGCGTGTCCGTGCTGCCCGACGTGCCCACCATCGCGGAACAGGGGTTCGCCGGGTTCGACGCGGTGTCCTGGGGCGGCCTGCTGGCCCCGCTGGGCACGCCGGCCCCGGTGATCGAACGCCTGAACCGCGAGCTCGAAGCCGTTCTTGCCGACCCCGCGCTGCAAGAAAAACTGATCAACGCAGGCACCATTGCGCACTTCGAACCTGCGGCAGGCATGGCCAGCCGGATCGCCAACGATTACCAAAAATGGGGCGCGCTCGCGCGCGAAAAAGGCATGACGGCCGAGTAA
- a CDS encoding Bug family tripartite tricarboxylate transporter substrate binding protein, which yields MKASHIDRRKALQGIAAAGACLLSGRMALAQANYPARPIRFVVPFNPGGATDTVARVLAASMSATLGQPILVENKSGAAGMLGTDHVAKSTPDGYTLTVSLSTSLLINQFLYTKMAYNPQTDLLMLSQIAAAPVTLVAHPSVPAANMRELLAWVRANPGQVSYGSWGVGSYAHLAGAYMSKTTNADMVHVAYKGEAPMIQDLIGGQLQVCFSSAQNTRPFIENGRLKAIGVTGTQRMAVLPSVPTIHEQGVTDDAYAIFGWVGMAAPAGTPQDIVDIVHAALLKASRDTKVQEHISGAGFIPVFNTPAEFSQAYERDMPIWQELIKIADARID from the coding sequence GTGAAAGCGTCACACATCGACCGCCGCAAAGCCTTGCAGGGTATCGCCGCCGCCGGCGCCTGCCTGCTGAGTGGGCGGATGGCCCTGGCCCAGGCGAACTATCCCGCCCGCCCCATCCGCTTCGTCGTGCCGTTCAATCCTGGCGGCGCCACCGACACCGTGGCGCGCGTGCTGGCCGCATCCATGTCCGCCACGCTCGGGCAGCCCATCCTGGTGGAAAACAAGAGCGGCGCCGCCGGCATGCTCGGAACGGATCATGTCGCCAAGTCCACCCCCGACGGCTACACGCTCACGGTATCGCTCAGCACTTCGCTGCTGATCAACCAGTTCCTGTACACCAAGATGGCCTACAACCCGCAGACCGACCTGCTCATGCTGTCGCAGATCGCCGCGGCGCCGGTCACGCTGGTCGCGCATCCCTCGGTGCCCGCCGCCAACATGCGGGAACTGCTCGCCTGGGTCCGGGCCAACCCCGGCCAAGTGTCGTACGGCAGTTGGGGGGTAGGCTCGTATGCCCACCTGGCCGGCGCCTACATGAGCAAGACCACCAACGCCGACATGGTCCATGTGGCCTACAAGGGCGAAGCGCCCATGATCCAGGACCTGATCGGCGGCCAGCTGCAGGTCTGTTTTTCCAGCGCCCAGAACACCCGGCCCTTCATCGAGAACGGCCGCCTCAAGGCCATCGGCGTCACGGGCACGCAGCGCATGGCCGTGCTGCCGAGCGTGCCCACCATTCATGAACAGGGCGTCACCGACGATGCCTACGCCATTTTCGGCTGGGTAGGCATGGCGGCGCCCGCCGGGACACCACAAGACATCGTCGACATCGTGCATGCCGCCCTGCTGAAGGCATCCCGGGACACGAAGGTGCAAGAGCACATCTCCGGCGCGGGCTTCATCCCCGTGTTCAACACCCCGGCAGAGTTTTCCCAAGCCTATGAGCGCGACATGCCCATATGGCAAGAGCTGATCAAGATCGCGGATGCGCGCATCGATTGA
- a CDS encoding multidrug effflux MFS transporter, whose amino-acid sequence MTSSAQTLADSFSDEGAPPPHVPLWLLALFTFSGTLAMHIFVPALAMAGHDLNAGNGAMQMTVSLYIIGLAVGQLIYGPLSDRYGRRRVLMVGLAIYTVAGLAAALAPQVYALIAARLFQALGGCAGLVLGRAMVRDTAAPSEAAKRLALMNLMVTVAPGVAPIVGGALAASLGWRAVLFVLCVLGVVNFMFAWRLLPETGASAARVTAAALARHYRQLLASRQFLGYAVGGGCATTSMFAFVASAPFIFVDQLHRPADEVGLYLAVLVSGVWLGSVLTTRLIGKVPLERLLVGGNLLSAAAALVLLALVLSGHATVAPIIVSMFFYTLGAGVAGPTALTLAVSVSPQVIGSASGLYGAVQMAVGALCTALAGLGASPALATALVLSGAGLLGQLSFWMAARASRAAG is encoded by the coding sequence ATGACGAGCAGCGCCCAGACCCTGGCCGACAGTTTTTCCGACGAAGGCGCGCCGCCGCCGCACGTGCCGCTGTGGCTGCTGGCCCTGTTCACCTTCAGCGGCACGCTGGCCATGCACATCTTCGTGCCGGCGCTGGCGATGGCGGGCCATGACCTGAATGCGGGCAACGGCGCCATGCAGATGACAGTCAGCCTGTACATCATCGGGCTGGCGGTGGGCCAACTGATCTACGGCCCGTTGTCCGACCGCTACGGGCGGCGCAGAGTGCTGATGGTGGGACTGGCCATCTACACCGTGGCCGGCCTGGCCGCGGCGCTGGCGCCGCAGGTCTACGCCCTGATTGCCGCGCGCCTGTTCCAGGCGCTGGGCGGCTGTGCCGGGCTGGTGCTGGGCCGCGCCATGGTGCGCGATACCGCAGCGCCCTCCGAGGCGGCCAAGCGCCTGGCGCTGATGAACCTGATGGTGACGGTGGCGCCCGGCGTCGCGCCTATCGTGGGCGGCGCGCTGGCCGCGTCGCTGGGATGGCGGGCCGTGCTATTCGTGTTGTGCGTGCTGGGCGTCGTGAATTTCATGTTCGCATGGCGCCTGCTGCCCGAGACCGGGGCGAGCGCGGCGCGCGTGACGGCAGCGGCGCTGGCGCGCCACTATCGTCAGCTGCTGGCGTCCCGCCAGTTCCTGGGCTATGCGGTGGGGGGCGGCTGCGCCACGACTTCGATGTTCGCGTTCGTGGCTTCGGCGCCGTTCATTTTCGTGGACCAGCTGCATCGTCCCGCCGACGAGGTGGGCCTGTATCTGGCGGTGCTGGTGTCCGGCGTGTGGCTGGGCAGCGTGCTGACGACGCGCCTGATCGGCAAGGTGCCGCTGGAGCGGCTGCTGGTGGGCGGCAACCTGCTCAGTGCGGCGGCGGCGCTGGTATTGCTGGCGCTAGTGCTGTCGGGCCACGCCACGGTGGCGCCCATTATCGTGTCGATGTTCTTCTATACGCTAGGCGCTGGCGTGGCCGGCCCCACCGCGTTGACGCTGGCCGTAAGCGTGAGTCCCCAGGTCATCGGCTCCGCTTCGGGCCTGTACGGCGCGGTGCAGATGGCGGTGGGAGCTTTGTGCACGGCCCTGGCCGGCCTGGGCGCATCGCCCGCGCTCGCCACCGCGCTGGTGTTGTCCGGCGCGGGGCTGCTGGGCCAGCTGTCGTTCTGGATGGCTGCGCGCGCGAGCCGTGCGGCGGGTTGA
- a CDS encoding MarR family winged helix-turn-helix transcriptional regulator, whose product MPSDAPDLWFSFVRAHRLMVREVDRRLADEGLPTYAWYDALWGLESGPGGRRRMHELADVLAVERYNLTRLIDRLEQEGLVTRARSAQDGRAAYATITREGRALRKKMWKVYQAAVADLFLARFDAGEQARFATALDGAADAARQSAQAAR is encoded by the coding sequence ATGCCCTCCGACGCGCCCGATCTGTGGTTTTCGTTCGTCCGCGCCCATCGCCTGATGGTGCGCGAAGTCGACCGGCGACTGGCCGACGAGGGCCTGCCTACTTACGCCTGGTATGACGCGCTATGGGGCCTGGAGAGCGGCCCGGGCGGACGGCGTCGCATGCACGAACTGGCCGACGTGCTGGCCGTCGAACGCTACAACCTCACTCGCCTGATCGACCGCCTGGAGCAAGAAGGCCTGGTCACCCGCGCCCGCTCGGCGCAAGACGGCCGCGCCGCCTACGCCACCATCACCCGCGAAGGCCGCGCGCTGCGCAAGAAAATGTGGAAGGTCTACCAGGCCGCCGTGGCCGACCTTTTCCTGGCCCGCTTCGACGCCGGCGAACAGGCCCGTTTCGCCACCGCCCTGGACGGCGCCGCGGACGCCGCCCGGCAGTCTGCCCAGGCCGCCCGCTGA